DNA sequence from the Leptospira limi genome:
AGAATCTCCGGCCACCATCTTTTACATTCGTGATGGAGCAGATCCTTTACAAACAGCAGAGTATGTTGGTAGACTATTTTATGCGAAACGAGTGGCATGTGCAAGGTGCCATGACCATCCCTATATACCCGATTTTACGAGAAGGGATTATTATGCACTCGCTGCTTTTTTTAGCCAACAATACTTTCGAGATGGTAGTTGGGAAGCCAATCGATATGGAAAATCAATCAGTTATGTTCCGAGAGAGTTAGAAGTTCATTTGCCAATGGAGGAACAAAAAAACCTCCAAGATAAAAATAATGAATGGAACCGAGACAATTGGAACAAATGGACCGACGAACAGAGGAAAGACTACCAAAAAAAACACGAACTTGAATATGCTACTTTGTATTTCGAACCTAAGTTGGGCCTTCGTTTCCCTCATACTGATGATGCACCTGGAGGAGATCTGGTAAGACCTAAGTTTTTAGATGGTAAGGAAGCAAAGCTAAAACCAGGTGAGGATAGAAGAAAGGTTTTTGCGTCATGGTTAACCGACAAATCGAATGACAGGTTCCGAAAGGTAATCATTAACCGTATTTGGACTGAACTTATGGGATGGAGTTTTTTTACACCACTTGATGATTGGAATGAAGATACAGTGGTCCAAGGAGAAGAGATTCTAAACCATTTGGACTCATACTTTTTAGCAAACAAACTACAACTAAAAGAATTGGTATTGTACATCGTTACTTCCAATGCTTACATGCGTAGTGTCACAAACCAATCGGGAAAGGATGATCCAATCCAATTTTTTACTCCAAAACGTTTGGACAGTGACCAACTCCTTAACTCTCTTATACGAGTTTCTGACTTACAAAAAGTAGGGAACATCAGAGAACGAAATCTTTCCTTTTTTACCAATCTCATGGGCCAAAAACCATATGATTTAACAGGAGTAGGTACCATTCGAATTCCTTTAGACAACCCAAAAGAAATTTCAAACGCAGTGGAAGTCGAAAGGCCTGCACCGTATCATTCCATCCTTGCTGTATTTGGTTCTGGTCAAAGAGTAGATATATCGGATGACATTTCTGAACTCACAATCGAACAGATGTTAACTTTAATGAATGGACGAGTGGTTGGCAAATTAGTTTGGGATTTTGGCAATAACCCATCCCTTGTAAAGGCCGAATTTGATCAGTCCAAATCGATGAATCTAGTGATTCAAAATTTGTACTTTCGATTGTTAGGACGTTTTCCAACAAAAGGGGAAATTGAAAAAATCAAAACCTACCAAACAAAACCTGATACAGTCTTTGACAAAGATTTATTACAAGATCTCTTTTGGGCTCTTTTAAATAGTCAAGAATTCCAACATATCAATTAAGGAACCATAATGGATCGCAAAGAATTTTTAAATAAAACAATGTTGAGTCTTGGAATGGGATCGTTTCTTTTTTCCCAAAATCCATTTGTTTCTCTTCGTGCTGATGAAGATGAAAAAGAACCTGAATCCATCACACTGCCATCAAAGGTAAAATCAGTTATCTTTATAGAGATGATGGGAGGGATGAGCCATGTGGATACCTTGGATCCAAAACCAAATAGTGCTTTTGGCAAAGTACCTTCTAGTATCTCCGGCCTTTCCTTACTCGAACCGTTTTCTCTCACTGCAAAACAACTCCATTCGATAGGTATCATTCGCTCTACTTGGAGTGAAGATGGAGATCATGGATTTGCACAAATGTTACTTGGAACTGGTTACCGAATGACAGAAGCGATGGGATTTCCCGACATTCCTCATTTTGGATCTGTGATTGCCTATGCCAAAAAATCAAAAGTTAAATCTTCGTATTTTCCAAGTTATGTGTCGATTGGTGGGAGAGGTGGCAAAAATGGAAATTCTGGATTTTTAGGAATCAACTATTCTGGTTATCATGTGGGGAATGTGGATGAACCCATCCAACATCTTAATCCTTCGTATGGTAAATTTTCTGATGAAAGGCTTTTAAGAAGAAAAGACTTAGTTTCCTTTATGAACGATGAATTTTCAAAAACATATCCATCGAAGGAAACAAAACATTGGAAAAAAATGTTAATGGCAGCAGAAGAATTTCGAAATTCAAAAGACATTGATAGTTTTCGAATTAGTTTAGAGGACGAAAAAACAAAAGCCCGTTACGGAACCACCTGGCAAGGAAAGGCAATGTTACTTGCGAAACGCCTCGCCAAACAAGAAGTTCCCTTCATCCATATTTCGATTGGAGGTTGGGATACCCATACAGGTAACAAAGCTCAAATCACAAAAATTATGAAAGATACTGATATGGGAATTGCAGCTCTTCTCGAAGACCTAAACCAAACCGGCCTCATCAAACAAACGTTATTTGTTTTAACAAGTGAGTTTGGACGTACACCAGATGTTGGATCGAGGGATGGACGTGATCACCATCCCAAAGTGTGGTCCACTCTTTTGGGAGGTGGTCCCATTGAGAAAGGATTTGTGTTTGGAGAAACAGATGAACTGGGTGCCAAACCAACAAAACCAAATGAAGCCGTGCATCTAAGGGATCTCATCGCAACCATTTACAAAGCAAGTGGAGTGGACCCAGAGGCAGAACTTACCAATTCCTTTGGACGACCTTTTTTACTCACAACGAAAAAAGCCAAAATCATCGAAGACTTGTTTTGAACCAGTCCTCATTTTGGGCAGTTTTGTTTCCCATCCTGCCCATTTCACAGAAACCCTATCAAATTTGTTGGAAGTTTTGTTCCGTATCCCCCAAAACCGAAGGGAACATGGTTTGTTTTGGTGGGAAATTTGGGATTATTCGCCAGACTTTCTCCATTTTTCCTTTTCTTTCGAAAGAATTTTGAAAAACTGTTCACTGATCTATGAAAAAAGCACTTATCACAGGAATCACAGGCCAAGATGGTTCCTACTTAGCAGAACTCCTCTTACAAAAAGGATACGAAGTCCATGGTATCGTCCGCAGAACGAGTTTATTCAATCGAAACCGCATTGAACACCTTCATGGAAACCCAAAACTCCATTTACATTATGGGGATCTCACTGATTCTTCCAATCTCAATCGTATTCTTGAAAAAATCCAACCATCGGAAATATACAATTTAGCTGCTCAATCTCATGTTCAAGTGTCTTTCGAAGTACCTGAATACACAGCAGAAGTAGATGCGGTTGGAACATTAAGAATTTTAGATGCTATCAAACAAACAGGCATTAACTCAAGATTCTACCAAGCATCCACATCTGAATTATATGGACTTGTCCAAGAAGTTCCACAGACAGAAAAAACACCATTTTATCCAAGATCCCCATATGCAGTCGCCAAATTATATGCGTATTGGGCAGTTGTGAATTACAGAGAAGCGTACAATTTGCACGCATCGAATGGAATTTTATTCAATCATGAATCTCCAAGACGTGGAGAAACATTTGTTACAAGAAAAATCACTCTTGGAGTTTCTGCAGTGAAAGCTGGCAAACTCCCTTTCATTACGATGGGTAATATTGATTCAAAACGTGACTGGGGATATGCTCCTGACTACGTTGAAATGATGTGGATGATGTTACAAAAAGAGAAACCAGATGATTATGTTGTGGCTACCAATGAAACTCACACAGTTCGTGAATTCATTGAAGAGTCTTACAAAATTGCTGGGTATGAAGTGGTTTGGGAAGGAAAGGAAGATAACGAAATTGGAAAGGACAAAAAAACTGGCCAAGTCCTTGTCAAAATTGATCCAAAGTACTACCGACCAACCGAAGTAGAACTACTCATTGGAAATCCTGAGAAAGCAAAACGCCAATTAGGTTGGGAACCAAAAGTAAAGTTCAAAGAACTTGTGAAAATTATGATGGAAGCAGATTTAAAAGCACAAGGTTTTTAAACACAGTCCACATAGGTAAATCCTAAGAGAAAAGAACTAATCTTAGGGTTTATCTCCGAGTGCTTTGTATCGATTGAAAAATTCTTGATTCGGAATTTTGGAATGCCCTTCCCTTTGTAATTCGGGAAGTAATCCTTCGACAAAATACATTTGGATTTGACCTTTGTGTTTTGCTGGAATTTCTCCTCGGTATTCACACTGGAAAAAATCCTTCACCAAAGTATAGGTTTCAGCTGAAATGTTGATTTTTCCAGTCATTCCAGAAGATTCACACCGACTTGCCGTATTGACTGTATCACTCCATACGTCGTATGCGAATTTCTTATCGCCAATCACACCAGCGATGAGTTCTCCTGAATGGATTCCAAGTCGAAGTTGCCAATAAGGTAATCCTTGTCCTTCTTTGATTTCCTTCATTTGGTTCATAAAGGCTTGGATTTCAAGTGCGGCAAGGACAGAATCAACAGCATGTGTTTTGTTTGGTTTTGGAATTCCACCAACAAACATATAACTATCTCCTATGGTTTTGAGTTTTTCCAAATTGTGGCGTTCCATAAGGCTATCAAAATAGGAAAAACATCGATCCAATTCTTCTACAAGTTCTGTCGGTGTTAATGTCTCTGCAATTTTAGTAAATCCTTCAAAATCAGTAAAACAAACAGTGGCAGACTTAAAATGTTTTGGTTTACTCACACCATTTTGTTTTAATTCTCGTGCGACATCCATTGGTAAAATATTTAACAATAAACTTTCAGATTTATGATTTTCTGCAATGAGTTTGTCTTCTGCTTTGTTTACTGCTTTTACAAATTGATTGATTAAAAGTATAAAAAAGTAAACAACCATAACGAGTGGAGGCATTAGATAATCAGCAGGCACAATCCATTTTGGTGGACCATAGAGTCCCTCTCCACCCATGACTCTATAATAATACATTGAACCTAAAAATAAAAATGAAGACAAGCTAACAAAGAAAATACGAATGTATTTGTTTTTTCTCGGAATCATGATAAAGGGGATAATTGAAAAAAGTAAAAATCCCAAGGGTGCGGGATCATCTGCTTGGAAATAAGTTAGTGATAGAATATGAAAATTACTAGTTAACAAAGTGATGATAGCACTCAGAGTAAATTTACCTCGATAGAGTAAAATACGAGCAATACCTAGAGGAATCACGAGTAAAAAGTAAGAAATAAAAGATGTGAGATGAGTCTCTTTAGGTTCCGTAAAGATGATGACGGGAATAAGAAGAGTTGGTAATAAAAACATTACCACTTGGAATGTCGCATTTACTCGTAACGCGCGGGCAGTTTCATCATTCAAACCTTTGGTGAGGTGTGTAAGTTGTATCCGGTATAAAAGTTTCTGAACGCGTCTGGACATAGGGATTGAATCAAAAAGGAAACAGTAAGAAAATCAATTCAAAATGTGAAGTGAATCGTTAAGAAGTTGCTAAAAACGCAAACTTCCCCAATGGAATTCCAAACGATGAGATGTGTTTGGAATACCGAGTGGGGTTTTAAAAAAGAGTGGATTGTTGTTGTGAATTAAATTCCAAAAAACTGATCTAACATCAATTTTTTCAGAGTTTCTCTTAACTTGTCTTGGATGTTTACAATTTTAACTGTCATTTTCTTTTCGTCAGCTTTGTTCTTAAACGAAAGGAGACGAGAGATCCCGAGGGAACTCACGATGACAACCTTCTCCAAATCCAAATAAATTTCTTGGACATTCTTTTCCAAAATCTCCGCTAAAATTTCCCGCAACTCGGGTGCATTTCCATCTAGGATTTGGTCCATAAAGCGAACACGGATCGTGTTTCCCTTTTCTTCCACTAATATCTTATCGCTCATATTTCTTTGGCCTCTAACATAGGTCAGGAGAAATCGTTTGGCAAGAAGTTATTTCAACTTCTTGAGCTTATTCTCCATATTAGCCTTTTTATGATAGAATTGGACGAGTTTTTCTAATTCTGCCATGTCGGAACAAACAATTTTTCCCATATCCATTCGAATAAATTTATTATTTTTCATGATATCGGATATGATTAGTTCGTCCTTCGGATCAGTGAGTCCCACCATCTTCAGAAGGTCTTTGGTTCCAATCTCAAAATTATAGGCTTGTTTCGGCGCCACTTTGATTCGATTTTTTTCTGCGAGGGTCATGAGTGTGTCCACAATTCGACCTTGTGGGTCTTTGAGGAGAAGGTTTGCTAATTGTTTGTAAGCAATCCAAATCCGTTCGGACAAAAGTGTGATGAGTCGGGTCGCAAGTTGTGGTTGCGCTTTTACCATGCCTTCGAAGTTGGCTTTGTTAATGGCAAGAAGTTCCACATCACCCGCAGCCACTGCCGAAGCAGAACGTGGTTTATTATCTAAGATTGCCATCTCACCAAAAATGTCCCCGGCCTGAAGCACCGCGAGCATCACTTCGTTTTGGTTTACGATTTTTGAAATTTTAACCTTTCCACTTTGTAAGATGAAGAGTTCTTTACCAGGCTCATGTTCACAAAAGATCATTTCACTGTCTTTGTAATTTCGATTGAACTTTGTATAATCAATGGGAGCTGATTGGAAAGGTTGGTTTATGGTTTGTAATCGCAGTTTTGCCTGCGGAACAAATTGACCATTGGGAAGGTGTTTTAAATAACTTTGGTAAGCAAAGGTTGCGTGTGATGTATTTTGCTGTTGGAAATAATATTCCCCAATTTTAAAAAGTTCGTTTGGATCTTCTTCAACAGCATTTCGAAAGGATAACCTGGTAATTGTTGTATCAAATTGTCGTAACTTCATGGAGAAGAAACGAATGATATTCATCGCAACTGCAGTTGATTTTTGGATGAGAGTTCCAAATTGGTCGTAACTAACAGAGATTAAAGATACATTGGTAAGGGAAGTAGCAGATTCGATCTGTGGGTGTTGGCTCATTGCAGCCACAACACCAAAAAAGTCACCGGGTCCTAAAACCTGATTGGGGTCCTCACCAACAACAGCTGTCTCACGAGTGACACGTACCTTCCCCTCACGGATGATATAGAAATTGTTCGCATCCTTTTTCCCCTCTACAATGATGTAGGAGTTCGCTGGGAAAGTAACCATTTGAAAAAACGACATTCTTAAATCTCTGGACCCTTTTTGCTCAACGTGCCTAGTTTATTATCGGAGATCCCTAGGGCAATATTTTCGTAAAAATTACTTATTTTTACTCTCTCCTAAAATTTCCATCTGAGTCAGTTCTAATTCTGCTTCTTGGGCAATTTTACTCGAATACGTATTTTTGATAATGTCCTGAAAAATCTGATACGCTTTGTCTTCTCTGCCCATACGCACATAGGCTTTCCCAGACAATAAATATGATTCTAAACCTTCTTCTGTATTGGGAAATTCTTTGTAGATTTTGAGTTCATTCTCTGCGAGAGCCAAAGTGTCCCCAGTCATTCGGTAATTGGCACTTAAGGTTTTTCGAACCTCTCTCGTTTTGGGATGCCCAGGGTACAAAATCAAAAAACTTTTGCAAGTTTCGACTGATTGGTAATGGTTACGGTCTTCTAAAAATTCTTTTGCTTTTTGGTAGAGAAGGTCTGCTTGTTTGTCCCTTTCTTTGGCAAAAACAGATTGGGTGGAACGTTCAGCGAGAAGGGGATGGAAAACTCCCAATCCCAAACAGAAAAGGCATACAATTCCCAGAACAAAACACTTCCGAATATTAGAATTCTGTCTCATTACTTTTCATTTCGGTCAAAATTGGATTTATCGTGAATGGGTTTTTCTTCTGATAGGGCAATAATTTTGGGAACCCCTGTCATATCCCAGAGTTCGAGGGATGATTTCATTCGTTTTCCAGGAGGTAAGGGGACCACAAATTTTCCTTTTCCTTCTTTGCCCAACTTCAATTCGATTTTTTGGCTAACGAGGTCTCCCATTCGCCTTTCCCGAAGTGGAGGGATGGGAAAACTCCTGTGTTTTTCATCCGCAGGGTAGAGATAAAATTGGATCATGTATTCAGTAGGTTGGGTTGCAGAATATTCATAATTTACGATATACCCATTTTCGGATCCATCTTCATACGGTAAGATATTGACGATTTGGATTTTACCAGTGTTTGGAGTTGTTGGGAGTGAGGAATCTATTGGTAGTGTTAAAGGAATGTTTGTGAAGTTTCCATTTGTTTCTGTGGTTTGCAAATGGGAAAATATCTTTCGGAAAGAACGGTCGTAGTCTTCTGGTCCTTTTAATGGAAAATAATTTCCTTCTCCTAAAATGGATAGGCGTTTTAAATCTTCTTCTCCCTTCGGATCAATGTCGATGCCAAGGATCTGGAGGCGAAATTTTTTTCCTGATTGGCGCCAATTGTACAAAACAGATTTCGGATCTCCTTCACAACTTTCAACTCCATCGGAGATAAAAATAATTTCAGTTTCAATTTGGTCATTTAACAAGTATTCGCCTACGACTTGCAAGGTTTGTGCGATAGGAGTAGAGCCGGCAGGGACAATCGTGGCAAGTTTTTGGCTCACAACGGATGCTCCTCCTCTTTGGATGGGGTGATACAATCTTGCCGATTGGCAACCGGCAATTCGATTTCCATACGCCACAAGACCTACACTTGCATCTTTAGGCAGTCCACTTAAAACTTGAATGAGTTTTTCTTTGGCGACGGCCATTCGTGTTTTGCCATCCCATTTTTCGGACATGGAACCACTTGCATCTAAAATAAACACATAGCGTTTGTTATTTGAGACTTGAGGATCAATGGAATATGAATAGGAAAAAAACAAAAAAAGTAATAATACAACCAACCTTCCCGATGGATGAGTCTGTAAATTTTTTGAATTCTTACCTTTTCGTTTTTGCACCTGTACATCATCGGCGAAAACGAGAAATGACCTTAGAGGGATTTGGGATCTAAAAAAGGAGGTTTTGCCAGGTTCGGTTTGACTAATTTGGGTGTTCGGTCAAAGGAAGAATGGGCTTTCAAAAAACGAAGGATCATTTCACAGGTTGCTCCCCACAAAAGTCCATCTGGCAAATCAAAATAATATGCAAAATGTTTTGGTTCTCGATTGGGAATCTCAATTGCATAAAAAGGTTTTATCCAAAGTTCTGAAAAGGGAAGGAGGATCACTCGTTCCACCTCATCTACGTTTTTGGAAAAAGAAAAATCCCCATTGTATTTCGCTAAAAAGGGAGTGATATGAAACCCCGTGCGTGTGTGGAGTCCTTCTAATTTGCCGAGTACATCAAGAGTGGTTTGTTTGACACCCATCTCTTCTTCCCATTCCCGTAGAGCAGTGACAAGCAAATTGGAATCTGATGTTTCCATCACACCACCTGGAAACGAAATTTGACCAGGGTGGGATTTTAAGTGTTTAGCACGTTCAGTGAGGATGATCCCCTCGGCGGTTGTGTTCGAACCAAACAAAGGGAAAATGACACCGGATTTAATTTCCGATGTCTCTGGGATCGAATCAAAGTCCCTTGAAAGTTTTTCGACAAAGGACTCGTAGGGTAACATCAACCCTCGTCTTTCGAGTTTTGGTTTTGTTTTTTCCTACGTTTGGCAACAAATGCTTCTTTGGAACGAATCGCCACCAAACGGTTGATCATCGAATCAAAAGGAAGTCCTTGGATGGCAGCGAGTAAACTTGGGCCATAGTTTTGTACTTTCCAATCGGAAAACACATGAAGGGCTTTTAACTCTTCTAAATCTTTAGGAGCGGCTTTTAGAATTGTGATGAGTTGTTTATTCGAAGGTAGAAGTGAATGTTCCATTCGTCTAGCACGCATAATGCGGAGACGCCATTTTTTAGCATTTTCGAATTTATGATTTTCGTCTTCGTTTAAGTCTTCACCATGTCGTTTTGATAGTTCAGAAGTATCAATAGGATCATTGTATTCAGCTGTCAAAAGTTTGAAAATTTCGGTTCCATCTTTTTTTCCAAACCATTCCACACATTTTTCTTCGTTTGGATGTCCCTTAACCGCTTGTGACAATCGATCATTATTAAAGACACGAAAACTTGCTTTATTAATTCGTTTTGCTTTTTCATCTCGGTAACGAAGGAGTTCTAAAATTTTCCTTCGTTCGAGTGGTGTGAAGTTGAGGATGTCTGGAAATTTTCCAAGAGAAAATCCTTCTCCTTCCTTCGCCACGTAATCTTCAGAAGCAATGAATTCAAATTCTGACTTTGCTTCTTCGTATAATGTCCTTCGTTTGAGTTCCTCTTCCATTTTTAACCAAATGGATTCTAAATAGGCAGTGTCGAGAGCAGCATATTTAAGTTGTTGTTTTTGTAAGGGACGGATTTCCCAATTCGACTTTTGTTCCACTTTGGAGAGAGTCACTTTGTGGTAATGTTCCACGACAAATGATAACGAACTTTGTTCTAAAGACAATAAACGAGAACTGATCATTGTATCTGCCGTGTTCACAAATTTGAACCCAAAGTCGCGTTTGAGGGCTTTGATGTCATCTTGTGCAGAATGGAAGATTTTCAGAATATTGGGATCTTCAAACAATGGACCCAAAGCTGACAAATTTGTGATCTTTAGTGGGTCAATTAGGTAGTTTTTGCCATTGGAATTGATCTGAATGAGACAAACTTTGGGGTAATATGTGTAATAACCCGAAGACTCTGTGTCAATCGACATGATTTTGGACTGTCTTAGATTGATCAGGGCCAAATCTAACGCTTTTGCTGTATCGACGAGAATATAGTTGGAATTGATTTGCATCTAATTGGGATTTTGGAAATACTGCAATTGTCATTCTAACAATGATTCTCCAATCTGACAAACCAAAAGAAGAATGTGCCATATTCGGCATCTACAATAGCAAGGAAGCTGCTAATTTTACCTACCTAGGTTTGTACTCGATGCAACACCGTGGCCAGGAGTCCAGTGGGATTGTCTCAACCGATGGATCACACTTATACCGGTATGCCAATATGGGTCTTGTGGCAAATATCTTCACCCAACCGAAGATCAAAGAGCTCATTGGGGATTCGGCCATTGGCCACAACCGGTATTCCACAACGGGAGCGAGTTTTCTTCGGAATGCACAGCCGATCCGCGTGGAATCTCACTTGGGT
Encoded proteins:
- a CDS encoding DUF1553 domain-containing protein; this translates as MRMVFLPIRNYFLLIPSVLFLVGSLSYVFSRSKQNAVHPLDHLYLKISPNIEKADKKTIFRRLSLHLRGVIPNVSEWSELENSKEETLESFVVRFLKQPEFAEYWGNQFAAMFRDKSKGRKIPTGTFFQYLANSIHSNKPYDQLVTEMFLSTGSVKESPATIFYIRDGADPLQTAEYVGRLFYAKRVACARCHDHPYIPDFTRRDYYALAAFFSQQYFRDGSWEANRYGKSISYVPRELEVHLPMEEQKNLQDKNNEWNRDNWNKWTDEQRKDYQKKHELEYATLYFEPKLGLRFPHTDDAPGGDLVRPKFLDGKEAKLKPGEDRRKVFASWLTDKSNDRFRKVIINRIWTELMGWSFFTPLDDWNEDTVVQGEEILNHLDSYFLANKLQLKELVLYIVTSNAYMRSVTNQSGKDDPIQFFTPKRLDSDQLLNSLIRVSDLQKVGNIRERNLSFFTNLMGQKPYDLTGVGTIRIPLDNPKEISNAVEVERPAPYHSILAVFGSGQRVDISDDISELTIEQMLTLMNGRVVGKLVWDFGNNPSLVKAEFDQSKSMNLVIQNLYFRLLGRFPTKGEIEKIKTYQTKPDTVFDKDLLQDLFWALLNSQEFQHIN
- a CDS encoding DUF1501 domain-containing protein translates to MDRKEFLNKTMLSLGMGSFLFSQNPFVSLRADEDEKEPESITLPSKVKSVIFIEMMGGMSHVDTLDPKPNSAFGKVPSSISGLSLLEPFSLTAKQLHSIGIIRSTWSEDGDHGFAQMLLGTGYRMTEAMGFPDIPHFGSVIAYAKKSKVKSSYFPSYVSIGGRGGKNGNSGFLGINYSGYHVGNVDEPIQHLNPSYGKFSDERLLRRKDLVSFMNDEFSKTYPSKETKHWKKMLMAAEEFRNSKDIDSFRISLEDEKTKARYGTTWQGKAMLLAKRLAKQEVPFIHISIGGWDTHTGNKAQITKIMKDTDMGIAALLEDLNQTGLIKQTLFVLTSEFGRTPDVGSRDGRDHHPKVWSTLLGGGPIEKGFVFGETDELGAKPTKPNEAVHLRDLIATIYKASGVDPEAELTNSFGRPFLLTTKKAKIIEDLF
- the gmd gene encoding GDP-mannose 4,6-dehydratase; amino-acid sequence: MKKALITGITGQDGSYLAELLLQKGYEVHGIVRRTSLFNRNRIEHLHGNPKLHLHYGDLTDSSNLNRILEKIQPSEIYNLAAQSHVQVSFEVPEYTAEVDAVGTLRILDAIKQTGINSRFYQASTSELYGLVQEVPQTEKTPFYPRSPYAVAKLYAYWAVVNYREAYNLHASNGILFNHESPRRGETFVTRKITLGVSAVKAGKLPFITMGNIDSKRDWGYAPDYVEMMWMMLQKEKPDDYVVATNETHTVREFIEESYKIAGYEVVWEGKEDNEIGKDKKTGQVLVKIDPKYYRPTEVELLIGNPEKAKRQLGWEPKVKFKELVKIMMEADLKAQGF
- a CDS encoding adenylate/guanylate cyclase domain-containing protein: MSRRVQKLLYRIQLTHLTKGLNDETARALRVNATFQVVMFLLPTLLIPVIIFTEPKETHLTSFISYFLLVIPLGIARILLYRGKFTLSAIITLLTSNFHILSLTYFQADDPAPLGFLLFSIIPFIMIPRKNKYIRIFFVSLSSFLFLGSMYYYRVMGGEGLYGPPKWIVPADYLMPPLVMVVYFFILLINQFVKAVNKAEDKLIAENHKSESLLLNILPMDVARELKQNGVSKPKHFKSATVCFTDFEGFTKIAETLTPTELVEELDRCFSYFDSLMERHNLEKLKTIGDSYMFVGGIPKPNKTHAVDSVLAALEIQAFMNQMKEIKEGQGLPYWQLRLGIHSGELIAGVIGDKKFAYDVWSDTVNTASRCESSGMTGKINISAETYTLVKDFFQCEYRGEIPAKHKGQIQMYFVEGLLPELQREGHSKIPNQEFFNRYKALGDKP
- a CDS encoding STAS domain-containing protein: MSDKILVEEKGNTIRVRFMDQILDGNAPELREILAEILEKNVQEIYLDLEKVVIVSSLGISRLLSFKNKADEKKMTVKIVNIQDKLRETLKKLMLDQFFGI
- a CDS encoding Crp/Fnr family transcriptional regulator gives rise to the protein MSFFQMVTFPANSYIIVEGKKDANNFYIIREGKVRVTRETAVVGEDPNQVLGPGDFFGVVAAMSQHPQIESATSLTNVSLISVSYDQFGTLIQKSTAVAMNIIRFFSMKLRQFDTTITRLSFRNAVEEDPNELFKIGEYYFQQQNTSHATFAYQSYLKHLPNGQFVPQAKLRLQTINQPFQSAPIDYTKFNRNYKDSEMIFCEHEPGKELFILQSGKVKISKIVNQNEVMLAVLQAGDIFGEMAILDNKPRSASAVAAGDVELLAINKANFEGMVKAQPQLATRLITLLSERIWIAYKQLANLLLKDPQGRIVDTLMTLAEKNRIKVAPKQAYNFEIGTKDLLKMVGLTDPKDELIISDIMKNNKFIRMDMGKIVCSDMAELEKLVQFYHKKANMENKLKKLK
- a CDS encoding tetratricopeptide repeat protein produces the protein MRQNSNIRKCFVLGIVCLFCLGLGVFHPLLAERSTQSVFAKERDKQADLLYQKAKEFLEDRNHYQSVETCKSFLILYPGHPKTREVRKTLSANYRMTGDTLALAENELKIYKEFPNTEEGLESYLLSGKAYVRMGREDKAYQIFQDIIKNTYSSKIAQEAELELTQMEILGESKNK
- a CDS encoding vWA domain-containing protein; amino-acid sequence: MVVLLLFLFFSYSYSIDPQVSNNKRYVFILDASGSMSEKWDGKTRMAVAKEKLIQVLSGLPKDASVGLVAYGNRIAGCQSARLYHPIQRGGASVVSQKLATIVPAGSTPIAQTLQVVGEYLLNDQIETEIIFISDGVESCEGDPKSVLYNWRQSGKKFRLQILGIDIDPKGEEDLKRLSILGEGNYFPLKGPEDYDRSFRKIFSHLQTTETNGNFTNIPLTLPIDSSLPTTPNTGKIQIVNILPYEDGSENGYIVNYEYSATQPTEYMIQFYLYPADEKHRSFPIPPLRERRMGDLVSQKIELKLGKEGKGKFVVPLPPGKRMKSSLELWDMTGVPKIIALSEEKPIHDKSNFDRNEK
- a CDS encoding NUDIX hydrolase, which codes for MLPYESFVEKLSRDFDSIPETSEIKSGVIFPLFGSNTTAEGIILTERAKHLKSHPGQISFPGGVMETSDSNLLVTALREWEEEMGVKQTTLDVLGKLEGLHTRTGFHITPFLAKYNGDFSFSKNVDEVERVILLPFSELWIKPFYAIEIPNREPKHFAYYFDLPDGLLWGATCEMILRFLKAHSSFDRTPKLVKPNLAKPPFLDPKSL
- a CDS encoding ribonuclease D produces the protein MQINSNYILVDTAKALDLALINLRQSKIMSIDTESSGYYTYYPKVCLIQINSNGKNYLIDPLKITNLSALGPLFEDPNILKIFHSAQDDIKALKRDFGFKFVNTADTMISSRLLSLEQSSLSFVVEHYHKVTLSKVEQKSNWEIRPLQKQQLKYAALDTAYLESIWLKMEEELKRRTLYEEAKSEFEFIASEDYVAKEGEGFSLGKFPDILNFTPLERRKILELLRYRDEKAKRINKASFRVFNNDRLSQAVKGHPNEEKCVEWFGKKDGTEIFKLLTAEYNDPIDTSELSKRHGEDLNEDENHKFENAKKWRLRIMRARRMEHSLLPSNKQLITILKAAPKDLEELKALHVFSDWKVQNYGPSLLAAIQGLPFDSMINRLVAIRSKEAFVAKRRKKQNQNSKDEG